DNA sequence from the Brachybacterium sp. P6-10-X1 genome:
TCGGCAAGCGCGTCATGGTGACGGGTGCGGGCCACTCGGCCGCCAACACCCTGCTGGACCTCGCAGAACTGGACGCTGCCACCACGATCATCTGGGCCGTCCGCACCGCTGACCTCACCCGCGTCTACGGCGGCGGTGAGCAGGACGAGCTCGCAGCGCGCGGGGCACTCGGCTCCCGGCTGCGCAAGCTGGTCGACTCCGGACGCATCGAAGTCCTCACCTCGTTCACCATCACCCGCTTCAGCCTCGAGGACTCGTTGACCGTTCACGCTGTGACCCCGGACGGGGAGCGAGAGGTGAGTGTCGGTGTGCTGGTGCCGGCCACCGGGTTCCGTCCCGAGCTCGGCATGCTCTCCGAGCTCCGCTTGAACCTGGACCCGGCCGTCGAGGCACCCGCTCAGCTGGGACCGCTCATCGACCCCGAGTTCCACTCCTGCGGATCCGTCGAGCCCCACGGTGAGCGCGTCCTCTCCCACCCGGAGAAGAACTTCTACATCGTCGGCATGAAGAGCTACGGCCGCGCCCCCACCTTCCTCATGGCCACCGGCTACGAACAGGTCCGCTCCATTGCGGCAGCCCTTGCCGGCGATCGTGAAGCAGCAGACGCCGTCCACCTCGAACTGCCCGAGACCGGCGTGTGCACCACCGACCTCGGCGGCAGCTGCGACGCCCCCGCGCCAGCTGTCGACGCCTGCTGTAGCAGCCCGCAACTGATCGAGCTTTCTGTCGGGCGATGACTCACCAGCCGAACGGCGATTGCCGATCGTCCCGCTGACCGCCGGTCCTGTTCCGCCCCCGGCCGCGTCGACCAGGCCTGAACCCGCCGTGGCTTCGCCAGGTAGGCAGCGGGGCCCTTCGGGCTGTGCGTCGCAGATATCGGTGACGCCGAATACCAGAGCACTTCGGACGGGTTCCTTCCTGGATCAACCGATCATGATTGGTGACCACGAAGTCGCAGCCAGCACAAGACGCTCGAGTGCTCGCC
Encoded proteins:
- a CDS encoding NAD(P)-binding domain-containing protein, with the protein product MLTTSTTSHPVVIIGAGPIGLAAAAHLYEPDLPFIVLESGPAAGAAITGWGHTRLFSPWQYNLDSAAQRLLEASGWTAPDADALPTGHELREQYLEPLAQLPQLAESIRYDARVTAVSRAGVDKTRTARREETPFLVRIETSDGHSEDVLASAVIDASGTWSTPNPLGQAGLLAPGERQALAAGRITPPLPDVQGRDRERVVGKRVMVTGAGHSAANTLLDLAELDAATTIIWAVRTADLTRVYGGGEQDELAARGALGSRLRKLVDSGRIEVLTSFTITRFSLEDSLTVHAVTPDGEREVSVGVLVPATGFRPELGMLSELRLNLDPAVEAPAQLGPLIDPEFHSCGSVEPHGERVLSHPEKNFYIVGMKSYGRAPTFLMATGYEQVRSIAAALAGDREAADAVHLELPETGVCTTDLGGSCDAPAPAVDACCSSPQLIELSVGR